Genomic DNA from Channa argus isolate prfri chromosome 10, Channa argus male v1.0, whole genome shotgun sequence:
ACAGTCAGTTTACACTTGATGGTCTGACAAAGGGTTTAAGTTAAGaatttgttcaaattaaaaCCAGAATAAACAAAGTTTATACTTGTAATACTTGTAAATGAACAAGCACATGTAAGGATCAATGCATAGTCAAACATAGAACAAAGTCTGTGTCTGTACCTCAATATTTTGGCCTATTTCAAGAAACcattttttctcattaaagtaaaaatcaaacccaatacatttatttccagTCAGAGGTTGGAATTATAAACCAAACCACAACTTTTCCTTGACACATTCATGTTGTGCATTTAACTTGAGCGTACACACTTTCTTCAGTTTTCagctctttttccttctttcctcttGCAGTTTTTCCTCCAGAGAAACGTAGCCCAGCATAGTGCAGATCCTGTTTACTTTCATCCTGTGCagcagagcaaacacatcaTGCTGTTATACGGTGCTGCTGTGAATGttctaacaattaaaaatgtttgtatcttTACTTACAATATTGTGTCTCCATTCGCTCAAGTTGTCATGTCTCACTTGTGAAGAGGCATTTTCTCTTTCTAACAAAGAAACAGAACTGAATAACATGTGATAAAATGCAACTTGAggctcaaaatcaatccactcagCCCAGCCTTCCCTGCATCGCTGTGCTCTTCTACTCTCTGATACtcttcacttatttttttattatcaaactaccacaaatacaaatactgcaAATCTAACAAATCAAGCAAAGATTTTTGGATATTCTCTAATTGGTTAGAGGAGTGAGCCTCTCTCAAAAGTTTAAGAAGTGAATATCTTGGCTTTGCTGCAAGAGCTGTTTAACACGTGTGACTTGATGAGCAGTGTCGGAGCAACTCACCACATTAAGATACAGTTTTGAAGTACACTtcaaaaagacacatttgttgTGTCTTATAAGGTATTAGCCTTCCACTACTAACATTTTGAGCACAATAAGATAGTGATTCACTAAACAACACTCACCTTTAATTTGTGCACACACTGGTCTTGGAGTTCGGTAACAGATGAAAACGCCATTTCCAGTCAGAGAAATGGCCAAACAGACTAATGATATCACCAGTGCAATATATTCAGATTTCACTTTCTGCTCTAGAAAACCAAAAAGATATCAAATAACTGCTTCTGTAATAACAAAACTGTCATaatagtttttctattttatcttttgcatttaaaacagtTATCTGCAgttttctgcctaaataaaatcTCTGCACTAGATAAAGCACTTAAATGTTCACATACACACGATTAACCGACTAATGATACATTTACCTTTAATGTCCAGTTTAGttccatttccaaataaaatccGTCCACATGTGGCCACAGCACAGTAATAAGTCCCAGCATCAGAGGAGCTGATGGTCTTAGAGAAGCCATAAACACAGCTCTTTACAGTGTCAGATCTCTTCTCACACTGATGATTTCCATCAGTGTGGATGATTTCTGGATGAGATTTCTCTGATCCAGCTCTGAACCAGTACACACTGTGATCTCCTGGACACGTCTTGTTCTCAGAGTCAGAGAGAACTGAACACTGGAGAGTCACTGAGTCTCCTGGACGGACTGGATCAGATGCTGTCGACCACTGAACAACAGTATAGTTTGATGTCCTCTGACAGCTTCCTGATTAAAACAAACTCTGctaaattttgaaattttaaaacacatttctaaagctTAAAACTCTCAGAATTCTACTAGgttatttcaaaaatgttcaccttaaaagtttgtaaatataaatcacaTAATTACCTTTCACTAACAAATACGTCCCACTCCATTTAGTATTAATGAACTCTCTGATTCCACAGTGATACATTCCTTCATCATCTTCGATTGTCCTCAAAATGGTCAAGTTACTAAAACctttatcagtttttaattcTAGTCTTTCAGAAAATTCTGGTCCATATtcaggttttgttgtttttaataatgacaCAATTAATTTCAGAGTATCTCTAGTACTTTGTTTGTACCAGTAAAGCGCTTCACTGCTGACGGTATTTGTGGAGAAAACACATGTGAAGGTCACAGGTTCTCCAAGTTGAACTGTGGTTACTGGAGCCAGAGaatctgaattaaaaacaaatatacatttaaattaaaaatgtaaatgaatcaATTCGACTctacaatgtgaaaaaaatgccaaaaaagaTCCAGTTGGCTTgataatttacataaaatggACTGAATAAAATAGCACTTACATCCTTGATGAAGTAGAATAAGTGCAACCCATAACACCATCATCTTGACTTTGCCTCCTGTTGAGACAGTTTTTGGTATTTCACTGAGTGAAGGAGGTGAGATGATTGTGATAGGTCAGACTTCTCATGCATCTGATTGGTTTTCAGAGAATAGATTCAAAAGTGCACTTCCTGTCACACTGGTCTTTTGAAGCACATTAGCTCATCTTTGGTTACTATAAACTTCAGAACTTTTAGTGCTCAGCACTGCTGCTAGTGACATTTACTGCAACAAATTTCTGAGTCTAAAATGCTTCACAgtctttatctttatttaaagaTTCACAGAGTGGATCTTTAGAAGTCCAGGAACCATGAGATTATGTCCCACAAAGGAACTGAACATGGGGACATCATGTGTCAAAATATCTAAGTTTATCAGAAGGCACCCTGGCTATGAGACAACTGTGCACACCAGCAGAACAACATGCTGTTTCTGGACAATTTGGTTCCATATGAGAGACTTCCTTCTTTTATATCAATTTCTtaacattaatatttacatgtatAATTTATTCAACGTTATCTCTCAATTACTGTCATCGCACAGTTAGTTATTGTTGAGCATTATCTTGCACAGccgagcagggagagggaggctGGATTGATTTGAAGTTTCATGCTACCACTACAGTAGCTTAGTAGGAATAGTGTTTGAAGAAATGGATGTCAAAACAAGACAGTTTCTACCCGCTGGCTGCACAACCACTTGATGTTCTCACTGAAATACACTCACCACCCCACATCACAACCCTCCAAACCATCACTAACACAAATTTCAAAGGCTGGGCCGACCACAGTTGCTGTGCATTGTCAAAAAGACCAGACTTTTGTTAAAGGAGCCCATACAAACCTATAAGTATACAAATCTAAGCTGATGCAGCACTGAGCAACTGAGCCAAATGTAGCTGTTCATTATTATATGTTAATttcttatacagtatgtatatcaTCTTAAATAATGTCGCATTCACATGTTAAGGACACATGAGGTTTAAACAAATCAATGCCATTCTTAGTCCAGCAGACAATTGGAGTAGAGTTTGTCAACTGTGTGCTCAACACAACCACAGAACAACAGTTTCACCAGAGGCTATTTGCTTTGTAGTCTATGTGTGAACATACCAAAACTTCCTGTACTGCCacattacttttctttacttGAGAAGAAGAAATTTTAGAATGTCAAATTTAACAGGATTCATCATGTGGGAAGTACGAACTAACTGTGAGTTTATGTTGAGACATTTGACAGCTTGAAATAGTAAAGATTTTGACCTGTTGGCGTCACTAGAGGAAGGACAGTGGGACCAAACACTGGGCACCAAACTTCACGATAATCCATATTTTGGTTACATTTTGGTccagaaataaagatttaatgCGACGGACACTGGGATCCTATCATTGATTCTACcaactatttaaataaatggttaaagttaaagcactttacacatACAAGAATGAGACCAATGTGGGAggaaatgctttgtttttcaaattcgGTTATAACCTATCAGGTGCGTTTGACGCTCTGACCTATCACGATCATTTTCATCTCCTTCACTCACAGAATCACAGAGAAGTTTCCAAACCAGAACAGTGTCAAAATGTTCGTGTTATGGGTCAcactgcttctccttcaccAAGGACGTAAGTGCTATTTAACACAGCTgaaatttctttatttcaatatCTGCATGAAAACTACATGTGTGATGGTTGTTGGGATATTTTTCCATGATCtaatattgaaatgttttaattaaactcaGATTTGCTGGTTCCAGTGATCACGGTCGGGCTTGATGAAGCTTTAAACTTCATATGTGTTTTACCTGTTAAAGGTTTGAGCAGTAAACAGCTCTACTGGTACAAACAGAAACCTGGGGATAATCTAAAATTAATTGCAACGATTAAGAAATTTGCAAACCCTCAGTATGGATCAGAGTTTTCTTCCTCAAGAATGGACCTAAAAACTGATCAGAACCTAAGCAATCTGATGATTTTGAGGACGATTCAAGAAGATGAAGGGATGTATCACTGTGCAATTGTGGACTGGACGAGTGTTCGACTGGGACATATTTGCTAGGATGATGATTGGGATTGTTTGATATTTTGCATCAACTTTAATCACTAAGTCACTTGACTTATTAatgtttcctaaaaaaaaatttctcaCAAAGCATTCGTATTTATGTTGGACATTTTgtgatcaaataaaatgttttatcaaaGAGTTTTGTCTCTATAGGAAACAGTCAGAGGACATCAAACTATACTGTTGTCTCTATACTCTCCAGTGttcacttctctctgactctgaGAACAAGACGTGTCCAGGAGATCACAGCGTGTACTGGTTCAGAGCTGGATCAGAGAAATCTCATCCAGAAATCATCCACACTGATGGAAATCATCAGTGTGAGAAGAGATCTGACACTGTGAAGAGCTGTGTTTATGGCGTCTCTAAGACCATCAGCTCCTCTGATGCTGGGACTTATTACTGTGATGTGGCCACATGTGGACggattttatttggaaatggaaCTAAACTGCACATTGGTATGAATTTATGTTCAAATCCACATATAATGCTCAAAATACTATTAAAAAgctcaaatatgttttatatctttgttttccagagcaaaaaagacatttcaaattTAGTGCACTCATCATAGTATTAGTTGTTTTGGGCGTCTCTGTGacggaaaatatttttttcatctgttacCGAACTCCAGCGTGTGCTAAGTTTAATAGTAAgtgttgtttattcatttaaaaattcaaacccTGCTGTGGTTTACAGGACAAGTGGAAAACAgaaatttataaatgttttaatctgacatattattaataatacttGCAATATTGCTatgtaattaaatgtatttaggtCTTTTGTGGTGTTTGTACCATTATTCTTTAACTTATAAGtgttttaataatcaaaaaaagttaaaacagcaGTTAATGAAAAGCAATAAGTAGAAAATATTCACCTTTTTATTCATCTATTCATCAATAGAAAGTCCCTTTTCTCAAGAAAGACACGGAAACATGAGTGAACCTCAACATAATAATGTAAGTGAAGATACAAAATGAGATTTGTTATGTCAATTAACATGATTAATACATTCACCATGACAACacaagtgttttctttgttgcacAGGCTGAAAGTGAACACGATCTGAACTATGCTGCATTACATTTCTCTGGAGCAAAAGCTACAAAaggaagaaggaagaaagagCTGAAGACTGAAGAAAGTGTGTACACTCAAGTAAAATGCTTAACGTGAAAACGTGCGGCAGCCAACAGATCCTAAAGTAAACCAGTGTTTTCCCCGGCATATCTAATGagtcttgttgttttgttgactGTGCAGACAAAGATACAGTTATATAAAGATGTAAAGCTTTGTATTATCTTCAactgaacattaaaatacatgttttttactAAAGCGATTCTGAGTTTGGTTTAACATGTTACGTAcgaggacaaacaaaaaaactgcttgTTGGTGTGTCAGCTGCTGATAAATTCTccagaaaacaaatgtcagtcATGACACAGCCTGTATCTGACCACAACACCCGTCTACAGCTCCAGCTTCTACAGTGTGAACGTTACACGAGCGGTGACAGTGGACGGGGGTGGTAGTGCCCCTCCCACCAATAATCTTAGTGAATGTTAATGTAGAAGAACAATCAACATGAACAAATCACATGGATTTTATACTTTCTGCTTTGTACAACAACACAATGGATGTAAAACGAAACAATTACCTTGTGACTGTCTGATTGGTTTTGAGGATGTTTTTACACGGTTTTTGACAAACTCTAATCTGGTCTTCCTGTTGTTACGATTTACCATTGGGTTAATGGCTATAAACCCTCTGTGTTTACTCTGGTGAATCTCTCCCCTTGATTGTTGACTTTGACACTGATGCACTTACTTCCTGGAGTGTGATCTTGATCGTGACAAGCGTTGTAAAGCGGGAAATGCCTGTATTTTTTCTGCTATTTTCATTATAACTGTTTTCTGTGGTCTTTCAGCCTTTTGATGTTTCTGAGTTTGCAGtgtaatctttatttttagggATCCTTGGTAACTAACTGTTTAGTGAAAtgctgtcttcctgtttgtccATCATCATATAATAAAGCACTGGTTGTAAATTGTTGCGACATGTAATGATACATGTGATGAATATTCATTTAATTGTAAAGTCATAATACGAAAACTCATGAATGTagtaacaaaactaaaacacttgGCTCACAGTTCAGTTGCACAGTGACTACTGACTTCAAGTTCAGGTTATAAATGAATTATAATTGTAAGGTATTTATAGacaacaaaacaggaaatgccACACTCCCTAATAAAAGGTAAAGCACTAGTGTAACCCATAAATCTGGGTCTTACATACATTATGTGGTTGAGTCCAGTTCCATTTTAACCCTTGTCAcacttttacaaataattaaatcatcaacagaacacacaataataaagatCTGACTAATCTTTAATCTCTCCCCTGTATTCAACTAAAATGTCTTAGTAtcttttaaagatttatttacatCACGGTTTTACGGCTTaaactcacggaataagccgaaaggacaaacaaacagaaaaaaatatatgctGGGCATaagaaaaaggggggaaaacCTCTGGCTCCTGGTTTATTTAAACAGTCAGTTTACACTTGATGGTCCGACGAAAGGTTTAAGTTAAGaatttgttcaaattaaaaCCAGAATAAACAAAGTTTATACTTGTAATACTTGTAAATGAACAAGCACATCTAAAGATCAATGTATAGTCAAACATAGAACAAAGTCTGTGTCTGTACCTCAATATTTCggcctatttaaaaaaaacactttttctcattaaagtaaaaatgaaaaccaatacatttttttccaatcAGAGGTTGGAATTATAAACCAAACCACAACTTTTCCTTGACACATTCATGTTGTGCATTTAACTTGAGCGTACACACTTTCTTCAGTTATCagctctttttccttctttcctcttGCAGTTTTTCCTCCAGAGAAACGTAGCCCAGCATAGTGCAGATCCTCTTTCCTTTCATCCTTTGCagcagagcaaacacatcaTGCTGTTATACGATGCTGCTGTGAATGttctaacaattaaaaatgtttgtatcttTACTTACAATATTGTGTCGCCATTGGCTCAAGTTGTCATGTCTCACTTGTGAAGAGGCATTTTCTCTTTCTAACAAAGAAACAGAACTGAATAACATGTGGTAAAATGCAACTTACGCTAGAGGTAGCTTGAggctcaaaatcaatccactctgtcCAGCCCAGCCCTCCCTGCATCGCTGTGCTTTTCTACTCTCTGATACTCTTCACTTATTAGTCACTTATTTTTTTGACTTATAAAGTATTAGCCTTCCAATACTAACATTTTGAGCAGAATTAGATAGTGATTCACTAAACAACACTCACCTTTAATTTGTGCACACACTGGTCTTGGAGTTCGGTACCAGatgaaaatgacatttccagTCAGAGAAATGACCAAACAGACTAGTGATATCACCAGTGCAATAAATTCAGATTTCACTTTCTGCTCTAGAAAACCAAGAAGATATCAAATAACTGCTTCTGTTATATAACAAAACTGTCataatagtttttatattttatctctTTCATTTAACACAGTTATTTGCAgttttctgcctaaataaaatcTCTTAAATGTTCACATACACACGATTAACCGACTAATGATACATTTACCTTTAATGTCCAGTTTAGttccatttccaaataaaatttGTCCACATGTGGCCACAGCACAGTAATAAGTCCCAGCATCAGAGGAGCTGATGGTCTTAGAGAAGCCATAAACACAGCTCTTCACAGTGTCAGATCTCTTCTCACACTGATGATTTCCATCAGTGTGGATGATTTCTGGATGAGATTTCTCTGATCCAGCTCTGAACCAGTACACACTGTGATCTCCTGGACACTTCTTGTTCtcagagtcagagagaagtgaaCACTGGAGAGTCACTGAGTCTCCTGGACGGACTGGATCAGATGCTGTCGACCACTGAACAACAGTATAGTTTGATGTCCTCTGACTGTTTCCTGATTAACACAAACTCTGGTAAATATTgaatttcaaaacacatttctaaagacTAAAACCTTAAGAATTGTACTACgatatttcaaaaatgtccactttaaaagtttgtaaatataaatcacaTAATTACCTTTCACTAACAAATACGTCCCACTCCATTTAGTATTAATCCACTCTGTGACTCCACAGTGATACATTCCTTCATCTTTTTCGATCGTCTTCAAAATGGTCAAGTTACTGcaatttttatcagtttttaattcCAGTCTTTCAGAAAACTCTGGTCCATATTCAGGTGTTGTCATTTTCAATAGTGACACAATTAATTTCAGAGTATCTCCAGTACTTTGTTTGTACCAGTGAAGCGCTTTACTGCTGAGGGcatttttagagaaaacacatgTGAAGGTCACAGGTTCTCCAAGTTGAACTGTGGTTACTGGAGCTATAGAatctgtattaaaaacaaatatacatttagattaaaaaggaaaatgcatcTATTCGACTCTACAATGTGCAAAAAATGATCCAGTTGGCTTGATAAATTTGATAAAATGGACTGAACAAAATAGCACTTACATCCTTGATGAAGTAGAATAAGTGTAACCCATAACACCATCATCTTGACTTTGCCTCCTGTTGAGACAGTTTTTGGTATTTCACTGAGTGAAGGAGGTGAGATGATTGTGATAGGTCAGACTTCTCATGCATCTGATTGGTTTTCAGAGAATAGATTCAAAAGTGCAC
This window encodes:
- the LOC137134550 gene encoding signal-regulatory protein beta-2-like; translated protein: PITIISPPSLSEIPKTVSTGGKVKMMVLWVALILLHQGYSLAPVTTVQLGEPVTFTCVFSTNTVSSEALYWYKQSTRDTLKLIVSLLKTTKPEYGPEFSERLELKTDKGFSNLTILRTIEDDEGMYHCGIREFINTKWSGTYLLVKGSCQRTSNYTVVQWSTASDPVRPGDSVTLQCSVLSDSENKTCPGDHSVYWFRAGSEKSHPEIIHTDGNHQCEKRSDTVKSCVYGFSKTISSSDAGTYYCAVATCGRILFGNGTKLDIKGKCIISRLIVCM